From the Theobroma cacao cultivar B97-61/B2 chromosome 2, Criollo_cocoa_genome_V2, whole genome shotgun sequence genome, one window contains:
- the LOC18608086 gene encoding uncharacterized protein LOC18608086, with protein MEGLIPFLIHAVRKQKPGHHYKSMSVGSSRSYHLLMGQSQQESVEGSSHRRTRSEFQPPTVGFFEQRSGLEFLSPKGYNSGSSINYPSMAGGSNVGSYAHQQTKLNNVHISDVRRR; from the coding sequence ATGGAAGGTTTGATTCCTTTTCTCATCCATGCCGTCAGGAAGCAAAAACCCGGCCACCATTACAAGTCCATGTCCGTGGGGTCTAGCCGTAGCTACCATCTGCTAATGGGACAGTCACAGCAGGAGTCCGTGGAGGGCTCCTCTCACCGTCGAACGAGGTCGGAGTTCCAGCCTCCAACCGTGGGATTTTTCGAGCAGAGGTCGGGTCTTGAATTCCTCAGCCCAAAGGGCTACAACAGCGGTTCTTCTATAAACTACCCTTCAATGGCTGGAGGGTCAAACGTTGGTTCCTATGCTCATCAGCAAACTAAGCTGAATAATGTTCATATCTCGGATGTTCGACGCCGATAG
- the LOC18608087 gene encoding dual-specificity RNA methyltransferase RlmN, whose translation MTTHRSVFDAAELRARFDDAGINHQFIPSIWKYVLQNPGCELDDIPYLPSSAYPLLRSKFKPLTSTVHSVFHSTDGVTTKLLIRLQNGASVEAVIMTYDTRLGKYGGKPRPGGPRSTLCISSQVGCKMGCKFCATGTMGFKNNLTSGEIVEQLVHASRLSNIRNVVFMGMGEPLNNYTALVEAIRVMTGSPFQLSPKRITVSTVGIIHAINKLHSDLPGLNLAVSLHAPVQEIRCQIMPSARAFPLEKLMTALQAYQKNSHQKIFIEYIMLDGVNDEEQHAHQLGKLLESFQVVVNLIPFNPIGSFSQFRTSSEQRVSEFQKILRGSYNIRTTVRKQMGQDISGACGQLVVNLPDKRSRENTALLTDIEDLRI comes from the exons ATGACGACGCATCGGTCGGTATTCGACGCTGCGGAGCTTAGGGCCCGTTTTGACGACGCCGGAATCAACCATCAGTTCATCCCTTCCATTTGGAA GTATGTGCTACAAAACCCTGGGTGCGAGCTGGACGATATTCCCTATTTGCCCTCTTCTGCTTACCCTCTTCTTCGCTCCAAGTTCAAGCCCCTCACTTCCACCGTTCACTCTGTTTTCCACTCCACCGACGGCGTCACTACCAAGCTCCTTATCAGACTTCAg AATGGAGCGTCTGTAGAGGCAGTGATTATGACATATGATACCCGTTTAGGTAAATATGGAGGAAAACCTCGTCCTGGCGGTCCTAGGTCAACATTGTGCATTTCATCTCAG GTTGGATGCAAAATGGGCTGTAAATTCTGTGCAACTGGAACTATGGGGTTTAAGAACAATTTAACCTCAGGAGAAATTGTGGAGCAACTGGTTCATGCTTCGCGTTTGTCTAATATACGCAATGTTGTTTTCATG GGAATGGGAGAACCATTGAATAACTATACTGCCTTGGTGGAAGCTATTCGTGTCATGACAGGATCACCTTTTCAGCTGTCACCAAAGAGAATCACAGTATCCACG GTTGGAATTATTCATGCTATCAACAAGCTTCATAGTGATCTACCAGGTTTGAACCTAGCAGTATCGTTGCATGCGCCAGTTCAAGAGATTCGTTGTCAGATAATGCCTTCAGCAAGAGCTTTTCCTTTAGAAAAACTTATGACAGCACTACAAGCATATCAAAAGAACAG TCATCAAAAGATATTCATTGAGTACATCATGCTTGATGGGGTGAATGATGAAGAGCAACATGCACACCAGCTTGGTAAATTGCTGGAAAGTTTTCAAGTG GTTGTAAATTTAATACCTTTTAATCCAATCGGTAGCTTTAGTCAATTCAGAACCAGCAGTGAGCAGAGAGTATCGGAATTCCAGAAAATTCTTAGGGGTAGTTATAACATCAGGACAACAGTTCGTAAGCAAATGGGTCAGGATATAAGTGGTGCATGTGGTCAGCTGGTGGTGAACCTACCTGATAAGAGATCGCGTGAAAATACAGCTCTCTTAACTGATATTGAAGATCTCCGAATATGA